Proteins encoded together in one Mugil cephalus isolate CIBA_MC_2020 chromosome 16, CIBA_Mcephalus_1.1, whole genome shotgun sequence window:
- the LOC125022660 gene encoding zinc finger protein OZF-like: MNQVDYLHQLDTGSLTLEEKLEIKGLGVHQPQDVGRNQTTDVHQLIVIKEEFPWSPGLEEQDLYVKEEQEEFWSSQEGEQLHGLEEADVTSFPFTVVHVKSEDDEEEPQSSQLQVPNWIQTDRDADLPEPNSHFQTNTDPETSDSPETDVSEDEWQEPLSDPGSDAEVTDGGWKEVGLSESGVKPDETSNGAKKTFSCSECGKRFLYKQSLQRHMTHNSCSGQKQSEDSETRVDAGEKSFSCDICGKRARNQYSLKTHMRVHTGEKPYACNDCGKSFNRKELLRKHTTIHTEEKPFTCDDCGKRFKRKTHLATHATIHTGEKPFACDDCGKGFKRKTHLATHAAIHTGEKPFGCDDCGKRFKRRTHLMTHVTVHTGEKPFGCAVCGQEFTQPGSLNRHMRFHIV; this comes from the exons ATGAACCAAGTGGATTATCTCCACCAGCTCGACACTGGGAGTCTGACTttggaggagaagctggagattAAAGGTCTCGGTGTCCATCAGCCGCAGGATGTCGGTAGAAACCAGACCACTG ACGTGCATCAGCTGATCGTGATTAAAGAAGAGTTTCCGTGGAGCCCCGGTCTGGAAGAACAGGACCTATATGtgaaggaggaacaggaggagttCTGGTCCAGTCAGGAAGGAGAGCAGCTTCATGGACTGGAGGAGGCGGACGTCACCAGCTTCCCCTTCACTGTTGTTCATGTGAAGAGTGAGGACGATGAAGAGGAGCCTCAGTCCTCACAGCTTCAAGTACCAAACTGGATCCAAACGGACAGAGACGCAGATCTTCCAGAACCAAACAGTCATTTTCAAACAAACACCGATCCTGAGACTTCAGACTCTCCTGAAACCGACGTGAGTGAAGACGAATGGCAGGAGCCTTTATCAGATCCTGGGTCTGACGCTGAAGTCACAGACGGGGGTTGGAAAGAGGTCGGACTTTCAGAGTCGGGTGTAAAACCAGATGAGACGAGTAACGGAGCCAAGAAAACCTTCAGCTGCTCCGAGTGTGGCAAACGTTTCCTCTACAAGCAGTCGCTTCAACGGCACATGACACACAATTCATGTTCTGGACAGAAGCAAAGTGAAGATTCAGAGACGAGAGTCGACGCGGGAGAGAAATCGTTCAGTTGTGACATTTGTGGTAAAAGAGCCAGGAATCAATACAGTCTTAAGACTCACATGAGAGTTCACACGGGAGAGAAACCGTACGCCTGCAACGACTGTGGGAAAAGTTTCAACCGGAAGGAACTTCtaaggaaacacacaactaTTCACACGGAAGAGAAACCGTTTACCTGCGACGACTGTGGGAAAAGATTTAAACGGAAAACGCATCTCGCGACACATGCAACAATACACACAGGAGAGAAACCGTTTGCTTGCGACGACTGCGGGAAAGGATTTAAAAGGAAAACGCATCTGGCGACGCATGCAGCGATTCACACGGGGGAGAAACCGTTCGGTTGTGACGACTGCGGGAAAAGGTTTAAACGGAGGACGCATCTGATGACGCACGTCACCGTTCACACCGGAGAGAAACCGTTCGGTTGCGCTGTTTGTGGTCAAGAGTTCACACAACCGGGAAGTTTGAACAGACACATGAGGTTCCACATAGTGTAG
- the LOC125022658 gene encoding gastrula zinc finger protein XlCGF57.1-like translates to MNQVDYLHQLDTGSLTLEEKLEIKGLGVHQPQDVGRNQTTVLPADVQQLIVIKEEFPWSPRHEEQEPQLLHIKEEQEELLTSQERERLSGEEEEEQEEQEEEEEEEASVPFTAAPVKSEGDEENPQSSQLQQTEGNSDVESPTSSLNGQMKIETEEDDVRDREPGKNPDLKQHLPPNTDEKATDSSHTDLSDDDEDDDDDDDDWQEPLSDSAPETGDSDNNGKKTRASESGFGTNAGDGRFPKKANLKRDGNIQSGDCGVCGKIFTRRGDLKRHMRVHTGETPFSCCICGKQFKQQGVLTSHMRIHTGEKPFGCDVCGKRFIHQSNLKSHARVHTGEKPFACGVCGKRFTEQGSLKRHEGLHTGEKPFGCGFCGKRFSRKTHFETHMTVHTGEKPFECGFCGKKFSQKTHYKIHVRVHTGEKPFSCDACGKTFGLQYNLKRHMRVHTGEKPFDCDVCGERFTEQGSLKRHSGVHTGEKPFSCGDCGKTFSRSTHLKRHVRVHTGERPFGCDVCGERFTEQGVLKGHLRVHTGEKPFGCDVCGKTFRHHYTLKRHTTVHTGEKPFTCAVCGERFTRQGNLKRHMRVHT, encoded by the exons ATGAACCAAGTGGATTATCTCCACCAGCTCGACACTGGGAGTCTGACTttggaggagaagctggagattAAAGGTCTCGGTGTCCATCAGCCGCAGGATGTCGGTAGAAACCAGACCACTG TGTTACCTGCAGACGTCCAGCAGCTGATCGTGATTAAAGAAGAGTTTCCCTGGAGCCCCAGACATGAGGAGCAGGAACCACAGCTCCTCCATAtaaaggaggagcaggaggaactGTTGACCAGCCAGGAGAGAGAGCGGCtcagtggggaggaggaggaggagcaggaggagcaggaggaggaggaggaggaggaggccagcgTCCCATTCACTGCTGCTCCTGTGAAGAGTGAAGGCGATGAAGAGAATCCTCAGTCCTCACAGCTTCAACAAACTGAAGGTAACTCAGACGTAGAGTCTCCAACCAGCAGCTTAAACGgacaaatgaaaatagaaacagaagaagacgaCGTTAGAGACCGAGAACCAGGCAAGAACCCTGATCTCAAGCAACATTTACCACCAAACACTGATGAAAAGGCCACAGACTCATCTCACACCGATCTCAGTGATgacgatgaagatgatgatgatgatgatgatgactggCAGGAACCACTGTCGGATTCTGCCCCTGAAACTGGAGATAGTGACAATAATGGGAAGAAAACCAGAGCATCAGAGTCTGGGTTCGGTACCAACGCTGGTGACGGACGATTCCCGAAAAAGGCGAATCTGAAGAGAGACGGGAACATTCAAAGCGGAGACTGTGGTGTTTGTGGGAAAATCTTCACGAGACGGGGAGATCTGAAGAGACACATGAGGGTCCACACGGGAGAGACGCCCTTCAGCTGCTGTATATGTGGGAAACAGTTTAAACAACAGGGAGTTCTGACGAGtcacatgaggattcacacgGGGGAGAAACCGTTTGGCTGCGACGTCTGCGGGAAAAGATTCATACACCAATCCAACCTGAAGTCACACGCCAGAGTCCACACGGGGGAGAAGCCGTTCGCTTGTGGTGTTTGTGGGAAAAGATTTACTGAACAGGGGAGTTTAAAGAGACACGAAGGACTTCACACGGGGGAGAAACCGTTCGGATGCGGTTTCTGTGGTAAAAGGTTCAGCCGGAAGACGCACTTCGAGACGCACATGACGGTTCACACGGGGGAGAAACCGTTCGAATGCGGCTTCTGTGGGAAGAAGTTTAGCCAGAAAACTCATTATAAGATCCACGTGAGAGTCCACACGGGAGAGAAACCCTTCAGCTGTGACGCTTGTGGAAAAACGTTTGGGCTCCAGTACAATCTGAAGAGACACATGAGAGTCCACACGGGAGAAAAACCCTTTGACTGCGACGTGTGCGGGGAAAGATTCACGGAACAGGGGAGTCTGAAGCGGCACAGCGGCGTTCACACGGGAGAGAAACCCTTCAGCTGTGGCGACTGTGGGAAAACGTTCAGTCGCAGCACACATCTGAAAAGACACGTGCGAGTGCACACGGGGGAGAGGCCGTTCGGCTGCGACGTTTGTGGGGAAAGATTCACCGAACAGGGCGTCCTGAAGGGTCACCTCAGAGTCCACACCGGGGAGAAACCCTTCGGCTGTGACGTCTGTGGGAAAACATTCAGACATCACTACactttaaaaagacacacaactgTCCACACCGGGGAGAAACCGTTTACATGTGCAGTCTGTGGCGAAAGGTTCACTCGACAAGGGAACCTGAAGAGACACATGAGAGTCCACACATGA